The genomic DNA GGCACATTGCAGAAGAGCTGACTGATAAAGACGGTAACATCTACCGTGTACTATTTCATGAAATAACAGAAAAGGCGATTAAGGAAGCGCTGCATAATCCAGGCAGGATTGACACAAATAAGGTAAATGCCCAGCAGGCACGCCGTATCCTTGATCGAATCGTCGGTTACAAGCTAAGCCCCCTGTTATGGGAAAAGGTACGCCGCGGACTCAGCGCCGGTAGGGTCCAGTCAGTAGCTGTACGGCTCATATGCGACCTTGAGAAAGAGATAAGCCAATTTGTATCTGAAGAATACTGGTCTCTTACAGCAACAGTTGAGGGGAAAATCCCTCCGCCATTTAAAATAAAGCTTATAAAGTACCGCGGCGAAGATATTAAAATAGCTGACCAGCAGGAGGCTGAACGAATAAAGGGAGTCCTGTCAGGCAGCGAATATATAGTAAAGACGATTGAAAAAAAGGAACGGAAGAAGAATCCTCAGCCGCCATTCACGACAAGCAAGCTCCAGCAGGAGGCTGCCAGAAAGTTGAGATTTACAGCTAAAAAGACAATGATGATTGCCCAGAAATTATATGAGGGGATAGAGATAGGTTCAGAAGGCCCTGTCGGGCTTATAACATACATGAGAACGGACTCTGTACGTGTATCAGATGATGCCCGGAGCGAGGCAAGAAATTATATAAAAACAAACTTTGGCAGTGAGTATATCCCTTCTAAGGGTATAGAATTTAAGAATAAGAAGGGGATCCAGGATGCCCACGAGGCAGTCAGGCCGACATCAGTGCTTCGTTCACCGGAAGAGATAAAGGAATATGTTGATAAAGACAGTTATAACCTCTACAAGCTCATATGGAACAGATTCGTGGCATGCCAGATGAGCCCGGCGCTACTTGACACGACGACCATAGACATTACGGCAGGCGAATATCTCCTTCGTGCAACAGGGGCCATCATCAAATTCCCGGGATTCATGAAACTCTACGAAGAAGGGCTTGACGATGCTGCTAAGGCCGTAGAAGGAGAGGAGGAGGACGTCCTTCCCTCAGTTACGAAGGGGGAGCTGTTGCACTTTCTTGGCATTGAACCAAAACAGCATTTTACTCAGCCTCCTTCACGCTATACAGAGGCAACCCTTATAAAAGAGCTTGAAGAAAAAGGGATAGGCAGGCCAAGCACATATGCGGCTATCCTCTCTACAATACAGGACCGCAAATATGTAGAGAAAAAAGAAGGCAAATTTCACCCTACTGAACTCGGGGTCCTGGTCAATGACATGCTGGTGGAACATTTCCCTGAGCTAATAGACGTTATGTTCACGGCTAAGATGGAGGACGAACTTGATGAGATAGAAGAAGGCCGGTATGAATGGCGTCAGGCAGTTGGAGACTTTTATCGTCCCTTTGACCAGCATCTTGAAAAGGCAAGAAAAGAGATGCGCAATGTAAAGGGAGAAGAGACTCCTACTGATATGAAGTGCGAAAAGTGCGGAAAAGAGATGGTTATTAAATGGGGCAAACTGGGATACTTCCTCGCCTGCTCCGGTTATCCGGAGTGCAAAAACACAATGAATTTTAAACGGAGCGAAGATGGCACTATTGAGGCCATGAAGGAAGAGACAACAGGTGAAAATTGTCCGCAATGCGGATCCCCTATGGTTATTAAGAGCGGACGATTCGGAAGATTTTTTGCCTGCTCAAAATATCCTGAATGTAAAACAACCAAACCTATAACAACCGGTATTGCATGTCCTCAGGAAGGATGCGGGGGTGAGTTAACGGAAAAGCGCAGCAAGCGTGGGAAGGTCTTCTACTCATGCACAAAATACCCGACCTGCACATTTGCCATGTGGGACAAACCTGTTACTAAGCCATGCCCGCAGTGCGGAGCGCCATTTATGGCCGAGAAGTTTGCCCGCGGCAGCAGCAGCATAAGTTGTATAAAAAAAGAGTGCGGATACAAGGAATAATGAACAATCATGAGTCCTGGCTTACAAAGGACAATAAAAATCCCCCTTAATCCCCCTTTTTCAAAGGGGGAAATCAGGTACCCCCCTTTAGAAAAGGGGGGTAAAGCTTGTCCTGAGCTTGTCGAAGGAGGGGGATTTGAACGGGGATTTTCAGATGAAACCAGAACTCGTTATAATCGGCGGCGGACTCGCCGGCTCTGAAGCAGCCTGGCAGGCTGCAGAACGAGGTATTAAGGTCCTTCTTTACGAGATGCGTCCGGGTAAAATGACCGAAGCCCACAAAACCGGAGACCTTGCAGAACTTGTCTGCAGCAACTCGCTTAAATCCAGTGATGTATCCAACTCCCATGGCCTGCTCAAGGAAGAGCTTCGGATGCTCAACTCCATTATCCTGGTCATTGCAGAAAAAAACAGGGTGCCTGCCGGCTCTGCACTTGCCGTAGACCGCTCAGCCTTTTCAAAGATGGTGACTGAACACATAGCAACTCATCCCAACATAAAGATTATCAGGGAAGAGGTCTCAATGCCATCATTTGAAATCCCTGCAATAATTGCAACCGGGCCGCTTACTTCCGAGAAAATGACAAGTGCGCTGGCAGGGATCATTGAAGAGGCTTTCATATATTTTCATGACGCCATCTCACCGATTATAAGCAGTGACAGCATAAACAACGAGATTGCATTCAGGGCTTCAAGATATAACAGGAGCGGCAATGATTACATCAATTGCCCTTTGAACATAGAAGAGTATGAACAGTTTTATCAGGCCCTTATTTCAGCAGATAAGACCACAGCAAGGCCATTTGAAAAGACGCCTTATTTTGAGGCATGCATGCCTGTAGAGGCAATCGCAGAACGTGGAAGGGAGACCCTTCTGTTCGGCCCTATGAAACCTGTCGGTCTTAAAGACCCAAGGAACGATAAAGAGCCTTATGCAGTAGTCCAGCTTCGTCAGGAGGACAAATACGGACAGGCATATAACATGGTTGGTTTTCAGACAAGACTCAAGTGGCCTGAGCAGAAAAAGGTTATCAGGATGATACCTGGCCTTGAAAACGCCGAGTTCCTTCGTTATGGCAGTCTGCACAGAAATACCTATATTAATTCTCCCCGCCTTCTCGATACATCACTAAGACTTAAGAAGAGAGAAAATATTTATCTAACGGGACAATTAATCGGTGTGGAGGGTTATACTGAGGCAACGGCCATGGGTCTACTTGCAGGGTTATCTTCCGTCATGCATCTCAGGGGAGAGGAGTTCATCCCTCCTCCGGCAACTACAGGAATTGGAGCCCTGCTTCAACATGTAACAGTAGAAGGTCCATCAGCATTTCAACCAATGAATATAAACTGGGGACTAATTCCACCATTGCAAAAGAAGTTTAGAGACAAGGTGCAAAACAGGATTAAAATGGGCGAGAGGTCACTCAAAGACATTGAGAAATGGAAAAAGCAGTTAAAATTTTGAGATCCGACATTCTGATAATAGATGGATTTATCCGCCACATTTCCTTAGAGAGGAATCTGTCATCACATACAATCAGAAACTACTACTCAGACCTGTCTCAGTTTTTTGAATATTTAACAACTAAATTAAAAAAAGATTCACTGATAATTGAGGACCTCCGTAAGATTGATCATATAACAATCAGGGGATTTCTCTCCTCTCTTTATGATAAGGGACTATCTAAATCGTCTGTTGCAAGAAAGATCTCAGCCATAAGGACCTTTCTTAATTACATGTGCA from Nitrospirota bacterium includes the following:
- the topA gene encoding type I DNA topoisomerase; translated protein: MAKPLIIVESPAKAKTITKYLGKSYNVMASVGHVRDLPTSKLGVDIENDFTPQYTTIKGKGKILTEIKKAAGAASKVFLGPDPDREGEAIAWHIAEELTDKDGNIYRVLFHEITEKAIKEALHNPGRIDTNKVNAQQARRILDRIVGYKLSPLLWEKVRRGLSAGRVQSVAVRLICDLEKEISQFVSEEYWSLTATVEGKIPPPFKIKLIKYRGEDIKIADQQEAERIKGVLSGSEYIVKTIEKKERKKNPQPPFTTSKLQQEAARKLRFTAKKTMMIAQKLYEGIEIGSEGPVGLITYMRTDSVRVSDDARSEARNYIKTNFGSEYIPSKGIEFKNKKGIQDAHEAVRPTSVLRSPEEIKEYVDKDSYNLYKLIWNRFVACQMSPALLDTTTIDITAGEYLLRATGAIIKFPGFMKLYEEGLDDAAKAVEGEEEDVLPSVTKGELLHFLGIEPKQHFTQPPSRYTEATLIKELEEKGIGRPSTYAAILSTIQDRKYVEKKEGKFHPTELGVLVNDMLVEHFPELIDVMFTAKMEDELDEIEEGRYEWRQAVGDFYRPFDQHLEKARKEMRNVKGEETPTDMKCEKCGKEMVIKWGKLGYFLACSGYPECKNTMNFKRSEDGTIEAMKEETTGENCPQCGSPMVIKSGRFGRFFACSKYPECKTTKPITTGIACPQEGCGGELTEKRSKRGKVFYSCTKYPTCTFAMWDKPVTKPCPQCGAPFMAEKFARGSSSISCIKKECGYKE
- the trmFO gene encoding methylenetetrahydrofolate--tRNA-(uracil(54)-C(5))-methyltransferase (FADH(2)-oxidizing) TrmFO, whose protein sequence is MKPELVIIGGGLAGSEAAWQAAERGIKVLLYEMRPGKMTEAHKTGDLAELVCSNSLKSSDVSNSHGLLKEELRMLNSIILVIAEKNRVPAGSALAVDRSAFSKMVTEHIATHPNIKIIREEVSMPSFEIPAIIATGPLTSEKMTSALAGIIEEAFIYFHDAISPIISSDSINNEIAFRASRYNRSGNDYINCPLNIEEYEQFYQALISADKTTARPFEKTPYFEACMPVEAIAERGRETLLFGPMKPVGLKDPRNDKEPYAVVQLRQEDKYGQAYNMVGFQTRLKWPEQKKVIRMIPGLENAEFLRYGSLHRNTYINSPRLLDTSLRLKKRENIYLTGQLIGVEGYTEATAMGLLAGLSSVMHLRGEEFIPPPATTGIGALLQHVTVEGPSAFQPMNINWGLIPPLQKKFRDKVQNRIKMGERSLKDIEKWKKQLKF